Proteins encoded in a region of the Rutidosis leptorrhynchoides isolate AG116_Rl617_1_P2 chromosome 9, CSIRO_AGI_Rlap_v1, whole genome shotgun sequence genome:
- the LOC139868158 gene encoding secreted RxLR effector protein 161-like, with the protein MKELGEADVFLGIRIKLESNEISISQYHYIDNVLRNFNCFDCTPVSTPVDRSEKLMPNQGEAKAIRQILKYLKKTMDYDISYRGFPSVIEGYTDASWITNVEDHSSTSGWVFLLRGGDISWASKKQTCITNSTTKSEFVALAAADKEAEWIRNLIHEIPFMA; encoded by the exons ATGAAAGAGTTGGGGGAGGCTGACGTTttccttggcattaggatcaaactTGAAAGTAATGAAATTTCGATATCTCAATATCATTATATTGATAATGTGTTGAGAAATTTCAATTGCTTTGATTGTACTCCTGTGAGTACACCTGTGGATcgaagtgagaagcttatgcctaatcaaggtgaagct AAAGCAATTAGGCAGATACTGAAGTatttgaagaaaactatggactatgaTATATCTTATAGagggtttccttcggtaatagaaggatacACTGATGCTAGTTGGATAACCAATGTCgaagatcattcttcaacaagtggttgggtgttcttgcttagGGGAGGTGATATTTCATGGGCTTccaagaagcagacatgtattaccaactcaacgacgAAGTcagagtttgttgctttagctgctgctgatAAAGAGGCAGAATGgattagaaacttgatccatgagataccatttaTGGCCTAA